Genomic DNA from Lutibacter sp. A80:
GAATTTGGTGGAAATAACTTTGAAATTCATCCAACTTCAAAACAAATTGCATTAGAATTTAAAGATATTTATAAAGATACGTTAATGTATCGCATTAATGAAGACGACCTTGAACCAGTACGTATTCTACACTCTGCTTTTAAGCATAAAAACACTTATTATCACCTAAAAGTTATTTCTTCGTTAGTAGAAGAAGACGATTTAATTGAAGATTCTTTTTGGAGTGTTGTGTGGTTGTTTATAATTTTAATTGCTACTATATTTATTATTAACAATGTAATTATACGCAAAGTTTGGAATCCATTTTACGATATTTTAAATCGTTTAAAAGCCTATAGATTAGATAAAAACGAAGCTGTAATTAATGTAGAAACTAAAACCAAAGAGTTTATAGAATTACAAAATGCCTCAAATACATTAATTAAACATTCTAAAGATGTATTTTCTTCTCAAAAACAATTTACCGAAAATGCTTCACATGAACTACAAACACCTCTGGCTATTATTACCAATAAACTAGAACTTTTATTAGAATCAAAAAATCTTACAGATGCAGATGCACAAACCATAGCAGATGTTATTAATAGTACGCAAAAGTTAACACAACTTAATAAATCATTATTACTTTTAGCTAAAATTGAAAATAAACAATTTGCTAATACAACATCCGTTTCTGTAAACAGTACTGTAACCGATTTTATTTCTAGCTTTCAAGACTTTATCGATTTTAAAAATATAACAATTGAGATTGAAGAAAAAGCAACATTAATAGTAAATTTAAATGTGTCTTTATTAGAAATATTAATTACTAATTTAATAAAAAATGCTGTTTTTCATAACAAAAACAATGGAACAATAACCGTGATTATTTCTAATGATAAATTCACTATTTATAATACAGGAAATAATACTGCTTTAAACCCAAAAACAATTTTTAATCGCTTTCAAAAAGAAGCCTCAAGTACAAAAAGTACAGGAATTGGCTTGGCTGTTTGTAAAGCAATTTGCAAATTATACACAACACCTATCAACTATTCATATAGTAAAAATCAACATTGTTTTACAGTAAATTTTAAAAATATTATTTCTACAGATTAGATTCCAAAATCTTTCCAGAATCTACCAATATATTTGTTTTATAATTTAAAAAAATCATTATAAAATGAAATCAAAAATATATTTTTTAGCAATTGCATTATGCATATGCTCAACAATAGTTACGGCTCAAGACATACCGCAAAATCAAGTACCATCATTAGTAATTAATAATTTTAAAAAGAAATTTCCAAAAGCAAAAGACATTGAATGGGAATACAAAAAGAACAATTACAATGTTGAATTTGAAATTGGTTTATTTACTGATTTTGAAGCTTGGTATGATAATTCTGGAAAATTAATTAAATACTCTGAAGAAATTTCAAAAAGAAATTTACCTAAAATAATACAAGAAAACATCAAAAAAAATTATCAAAATTACCATATAGATAATATAGAAAAAGTTGTTGAAAATAATTCAATTATATACTATGTAGAAATTGAAAAAGGCAACAATGAAATAAACTTAAAATATTTAGAAAACGGAAAACTAATTTAATAAAATCTTAAAAAATGAAAATCTTAAAAATAACTATAATTACACTTTTTACAACTTTAATTGCTTGTAACAACGATGATGATAACGAAGTAAAATTATCTACTACCGAAATTCCGGTTACAATTACAGACTTTGTA
This window encodes:
- a CDS encoding HAMP domain-containing sensor histidine kinase, encoding MKLLNRSLLYLSVTFLIIIGVWSVIFYFNLKNEIRDSIDDGLDNNRILIIKKLEQDTSLLSQNEFGGNNFEIHPTSKQIALEFKDIYKDTLMYRINEDDLEPVRILHSAFKHKNTYYHLKVISSLVEEDDLIEDSFWSVVWLFIILIATIFIINNVIIRKVWNPFYDILNRLKAYRLDKNEAVINVETKTKEFIELQNASNTLIKHSKDVFSSQKQFTENASHELQTPLAIITNKLELLLESKNLTDADAQTIADVINSTQKLTQLNKSLLLLAKIENKQFANTTSVSVNSTVTDFISSFQDFIDFKNITIEIEEKATLIVNLNVSLLEILITNLIKNAVFHNKNNGTITVIISNDKFTIYNTGNNTALNPKTIFNRFQKEASSTKSTGIGLAVCKAICKLYTTPINYSYSKNQHCFTVNFKNIISTD
- a CDS encoding PepSY-like domain-containing protein codes for the protein MKSKIYFLAIALCICSTIVTAQDIPQNQVPSLVINNFKKKFPKAKDIEWEYKKNNYNVEFEIGLFTDFEAWYDNSGKLIKYSEEISKRNLPKIIQENIKKNYQNYHIDNIEKVVENNSIIYYVEIEKGNNEINLKYLENGKLI